One window of the Shewanella maritima genome contains the following:
- a CDS encoding acyl-CoA dehydrogenase C-terminal domain-containing protein, with product MNEHPVEQLYRDNRLNPIHEGTTGIQSLDLLGRKVPMNNFAGYKACLAEMRNTIEKTKLTGSLESYGTELAQAIDTLVKTTETVMSATRTMNIDAAFSNSVKYLEVFGHVVIAWLWLKQGLVADKALKAQPHESDAHFYHGKLHTMQYFYRAELPQIYHWAKLVSDLDTTNFDMQPEWF from the coding sequence ATTAATGAGCATCCAGTCGAGCAGCTATACCGCGACAATCGACTTAATCCTATTCACGAAGGCACAACAGGGATTCAATCGCTGGATCTGCTCGGCCGTAAAGTGCCAATGAACAACTTCGCAGGCTATAAAGCGTGTCTTGCAGAAATGAGGAACACCATTGAGAAAACTAAATTAACAGGCTCGCTGGAAAGCTATGGCACCGAGCTCGCTCAAGCTATCGATACGCTAGTTAAGACCACAGAAACCGTCATGAGCGCTACCCGAACGATGAATATTGATGCAGCATTTTCCAACTCGGTGAAGTACTTGGAGGTGTTTGGACATGTAGTCATCGCCTGGCTATGGCTTAAGCAAGGCTTAGTGGCTGACAAAGCCCTAAAAGCGCAGCCACATGAAAGTGACGCGCATTTCTATCACGGCAAGCTGCACACAATGCAGTACTTCTACCGCGCAGAGCTGCCGCAAATCTATCATTGGGCGAAGTTAGTGTCAGATCTCGACACCACTAACTTTGATATGCAACCAGAGTGGTTTTAA
- a CDS encoding Na(+)/H(+) antiporter subunit D translates to MWMLELPPFVLFLIGGLIAATTRGKLRGALMIAIPILSGLHLWTVPEGIHLQMMFLDYELVPYRADKLSLMFGYIFHIAALIAVVYSLHVKDTVQQVAAMLYAGSAIGAVFAGDLITLFVFWELLAFTSVFLIWARRTQRAYSAGMRYLIMQVLSGVILLIGALFYVGETGSISFDFIGLEGVAGWLIFIAFGIKCAFPFAHTWLTDAYPESTPTGTVLLSAFTTKVAVYALARGYPSTELLIYIGAAMTCFPIFFAVIENDLRRVLAYSLINQVGFMVVGIGIGTELALNGAVSHAFNDVIFKGLLFMSMGAVLHMTGRINGSDLGGLYKTMPKTTILCIVGAASISAFPLFSGFVSKSMVMSAAIEGGHDWVWLMLLFASAGVFHHAGIKIPYFAFFAHDSGIRANDPPSNMLWAMFIAACLCIGIGIYPSALYSLLPYDTGYNPYDATHVLAQTQLLLFSALAFVWLNLKNMYPPELRSTHLDVDWVYRRLMPNIVQRMFAVIWKVDGKLRQAALGKLSQCQAFLARQHKGNGSFISSAYPSGNMVLWVAVILAAYLFIGFIR, encoded by the coding sequence ATGTGGATGCTTGAGCTACCGCCATTTGTACTGTTTTTAATCGGCGGCCTGATTGCAGCAACAACACGTGGAAAACTGCGTGGCGCATTGATGATCGCAATTCCAATTCTAAGTGGCTTACATCTGTGGACCGTACCTGAAGGTATCCATCTGCAAATGATGTTCTTGGACTATGAATTAGTCCCCTACCGTGCAGATAAGCTCAGCTTAATGTTCGGTTATATTTTCCATATTGCTGCGCTAATCGCGGTTGTCTACTCCTTGCATGTGAAAGATACTGTGCAGCAAGTCGCTGCCATGCTTTATGCGGGTAGTGCTATTGGTGCGGTGTTTGCTGGAGATCTGATCACCCTATTTGTATTTTGGGAATTACTTGCCTTTACCTCAGTATTTTTGATTTGGGCTCGCCGTACTCAGCGCGCATACAGCGCGGGTATGCGCTACCTAATCATGCAAGTACTCTCAGGTGTCATTTTGTTAATTGGCGCACTTTTCTATGTGGGCGAAACCGGCAGCATCAGCTTTGACTTTATTGGCTTAGAAGGCGTTGCAGGCTGGCTAATCTTCATCGCTTTTGGCATCAAGTGTGCGTTTCCTTTCGCTCACACCTGGCTTACCGACGCCTACCCAGAATCAACCCCAACCGGTACTGTGCTGCTAAGCGCATTCACTACCAAGGTAGCGGTTTATGCGTTAGCTCGCGGTTATCCTAGTACAGAGCTGCTCATATACATCGGCGCGGCAATGACCTGTTTCCCGATTTTCTTTGCGGTTATCGAGAACGATCTTCGCCGCGTGCTTGCCTATAGCTTGATTAACCAAGTTGGTTTTATGGTGGTAGGTATTGGTATCGGTACCGAACTGGCACTTAACGGCGCTGTGTCTCACGCATTTAACGATGTGATATTTAAAGGCTTACTGTTTATGAGCATGGGCGCAGTGCTGCATATGACAGGCCGAATCAATGGCTCAGATCTTGGCGGTCTGTATAAAACCATGCCCAAAACCACCATTTTATGTATTGTCGGCGCGGCCTCTATTTCAGCCTTCCCGCTATTTAGTGGTTTCGTCAGTAAATCGATGGTGATGTCAGCTGCCATTGAAGGTGGACATGATTGGGTTTGGTTGATGCTGCTATTTGCTTCTGCAGGCGTATTCCACCACGCAGGTATTAAGATCCCTTACTTTGCATTCTTCGCCCACGACTCAGGTATTCGAGCTAACGACCCACCAAGCAATATGCTGTGGGCAATGTTTATTGCGGCGTGTCTATGTATTGGTATTGGTATCTATCCATCAGCACTATACTCGCTGCTGCCTTACGATACAGGTTACAACCCTTATGATGCGACACACGTGCTAGCACAAACTCAGCTGTTACTATTCTCAGCACTGGCCTTTGTATGGTTGAACTTAAAGAACATGTATCCGCCAGAACTGCGCTCAACCCATTTGGACGTAGACTGGGTATACCGTCGCCTTATGCCTAATATCGTGCAGCGTATGTTTGCCGTTATCTGGAAGGTGGATGGCAAACTACGCCAAGCAGCATTAGGTAAGCTGAGCCAATGCCAAGCATTTTTAGCTCGCCAACATAAAGGCAATGGTAGCTTTATCTCTAGCGCCTACCCTTCAGGTAACATGGTGCTGTGGGTCGCAGTGATTCTCGCAGCCTACCTGTTTATTGGTTTTATCAGATAA
- a CDS encoding CPBP family intramembrane glutamic endopeptidase — MEWLKSVSTRYPILTFIFISISFTWAVWFSVPFIAGDNWALGRIVVGAGFGPAIAAIVLNHLSGTGTQIGTKNWWLCFVVFFTILLGLYFSILVTGDAISAESFSNAKPVGFSVTSILASIISASVGSFIIACLLCSRSIALNSLNKWRISYKWWLVALFLPALWMTLGLLVAQQQDATITPISHSLEQSTWLLFIARSILLTFLVVAIGEESGWRAWMLPKLQERFSPLLSTVFVGIVWGVWHLPLFLIGQYDDPPEMIFAKTGACIMLGVIFTWLYNRSGGSLLMAVVLHTTMNNTPKILPFSEQMGIFLLLAVISMIVVDRMWRTNKSDELAQHVNRALN, encoded by the coding sequence ATGGAATGGTTGAAAAGCGTTTCAACTCGGTACCCAATTTTAACTTTTATTTTCATCAGTATTAGCTTTACCTGGGCGGTGTGGTTTAGTGTCCCGTTTATTGCTGGAGACAATTGGGCGTTAGGCCGAATTGTGGTTGGCGCAGGTTTTGGGCCTGCGATCGCGGCAATTGTACTTAATCATCTCAGTGGCACTGGGACTCAGATAGGCACAAAAAATTGGTGGCTTTGCTTTGTCGTTTTTTTCACGATTTTACTTGGTCTTTACTTCTCGATTCTTGTGACTGGCGATGCGATATCAGCAGAGTCCTTTAGCAACGCTAAACCTGTGGGCTTCAGCGTCACCAGCATTCTAGCTTCTATCATCTCTGCCAGTGTCGGCAGCTTTATTATCGCTTGTTTACTCTGTAGTCGCTCAATTGCACTGAATTCATTGAACAAATGGCGCATATCGTACAAATGGTGGCTAGTTGCATTGTTTTTGCCAGCGTTATGGATGACTCTAGGCCTTTTGGTTGCTCAACAACAAGATGCAACCATAACTCCTATTTCGCACAGCCTTGAACAATCTACCTGGCTACTCTTTATTGCTCGCTCAATATTGCTCACTTTTTTAGTTGTGGCAATTGGTGAGGAATCAGGGTGGCGAGCCTGGATGCTACCTAAGCTTCAAGAAAGGTTCAGTCCTCTACTGAGTACTGTTTTTGTTGGCATTGTGTGGGGAGTTTGGCATTTGCCCTTGTTTTTAATTGGCCAATACGATGACCCACCAGAAATGATATTCGCCAAAACAGGTGCTTGCATCATGTTAGGTGTCATTTTTACCTGGCTATATAACCGTAGCGGAGGAAGCCTATTAATGGCGGTAGTCCTTCATACAACGATGAACAATACCCCGAAAATATTACCGTTTTCGGAGCAAATGGGCATATTCTTGCTGCTGGCGGTTATTTCAATGATTGTTGTTGATCGGATGTGGAGAACCAACAAAAGTGATGAGCTTGCTCAGCACGTAAACAGGGCATTGAATTAA
- a CDS encoding Na(+)/H(+) antiporter subunit B encodes MVIAIAIVRTRDLLAVVMLTGIYGLLSASFFVVLDAVDVAFTEASVGAGISGLLMLTAITMTGRKEQSGRHKPFLALFVVLVTGGMLIYGTLDMPYFGAVDAPVHMHVAPRYIHDSMQEVGVPNIVTAVLGSYRAFDTLGEVAVIFTAGIGVLSLLALPRRSKQAKSDEATVEQMHERHMVLRIVSKALIPFILLFALYVQFHGDFGPGGGFQAGVIFAAAIILYTMLFGLDTAKRVFNQGLIRLLAAIGLLLYACVGVVSMLNGANFLDYDVLAEDPVAGQHLGILLIELGVGITVTSVMLIIFFSFAGRRQAQQKTAEHNGTEQQGEQDVSRTL; translated from the coding sequence GTGGTGATTGCAATCGCAATCGTTCGCACCAGAGACTTGCTAGCAGTCGTTATGTTAACCGGTATTTATGGTCTACTTTCAGCCAGCTTTTTTGTGGTGCTCGATGCTGTTGATGTCGCCTTTACTGAAGCCTCTGTCGGTGCCGGTATATCTGGGCTTTTGATGTTAACCGCCATTACCATGACTGGTCGCAAAGAACAGTCTGGACGTCATAAGCCGTTCCTTGCCTTGTTTGTGGTTTTGGTTACAGGTGGCATGTTGATTTACGGCACGCTAGATATGCCTTATTTCGGCGCCGTTGATGCTCCTGTTCATATGCATGTAGCACCGCGCTATATTCATGACTCCATGCAAGAGGTCGGTGTGCCAAACATTGTTACTGCGGTATTAGGCAGCTACCGTGCCTTTGATACCTTAGGTGAAGTTGCGGTTATCTTTACCGCTGGCATAGGTGTGCTGTCATTACTTGCCTTACCTAGACGCAGCAAACAAGCCAAGTCAGATGAAGCGACCGTAGAGCAAATGCATGAGCGTCACATGGTATTACGTATTGTCAGCAAGGCGTTAATTCCGTTCATCTTACTATTTGCGCTATATGTGCAATTCCACGGTGACTTTGGTCCCGGCGGCGGATTCCAGGCTGGGGTAATCTTTGCCGCGGCAATCATTCTCTACACCATGCTCTTTGGCTTAGACACCGCCAAGCGCGTATTCAACCAAGGGCTAATTAGGCTACTTGCCGCAATCGGATTACTGCTTTATGCCTGCGTTGGTGTGGTTTCTATGCTCAACGGTGCTAATTTCCTCGACTATGACGTATTAGCTGAGGATCCGGTCGCTGGTCAGCACTTAGGCATTCTACTCATTGAACTCGGCGTGGGTATCACGGTGACATCTGTGATGCTAATTATCTTCTTCAGCTTTGCTGGACGTCGACAAGCGCAACAAAAAACTGCAGAGCATAACGGCACTGAACAACAAGGGGAGCAAGATGTTTCTCGGACTCTATAA
- a CDS encoding cation:proton antiporter subunit C, producing MFLGLYNYWIVVLLMMIGFYIVIAHGNLIKKLVGLTIFQTSVFIFYITVGMVERGSAPILAEGISDYSNPLPHVLILTAIVVGIATTALGLALAVRIKEAYGCVEEDEIQKQDLLNEDNS from the coding sequence ATGTTTCTCGGACTCTATAACTATTGGATTGTGGTGCTGCTAATGATGATAGGTTTCTACATCGTTATCGCCCACGGTAACTTGATTAAAAAACTGGTTGGACTGACGATTTTCCAAACCTCGGTATTTATTTTCTACATTACTGTCGGCATGGTTGAGCGCGGCAGCGCACCGATTTTAGCCGAAGGGATTAGCGACTACTCTAACCCACTTCCCCATGTGCTTATTCTAACTGCCATTGTTGTTGGTATTGCGACGACCGCCCTTGGTTTAGCGTTGGCGGTAAGAATTAAAGAAGCTTATGGCTGCGTTGAAGAGGACGAAATCCAAAAACAAGATCTGCTTAACGAGGACAATTCATAG
- a CDS encoding monovalent cation/H+ antiporter subunit D family protein, whose protein sequence is MNLSLTLMLQLTILLPLFATAAIAVTGSKPNLREAVTITTSLVVLYCVVNLYQALQAGTSIEVTWWELMPGLEISFVVEPLGMLFALIASFLWIITTIYAIGYMRGHNEDNQTRFFICFALAISAVMALAFSANLFTLFVFYEVLTLSTYPLVTHAGTDKAKQGGRVYLGILLSTSIAFFLLAIILTWIVGGSLEFKAGGVFDANVSPTIAGAILVLFIFGIGKAAIMPFHRWLPAAMVAPTPVSALLHAVAVVKAGVFTVLKVCIFIFGLDLLPKLPTTDFLLHLAAFSVLMASVVAMQQDNLKARLAYSTVSQLGYITIGALLANSSGVIGSSMHIASHAFGKITLFFCAGAILVAAHKSKISEMRGLGYTMPITMAAFFIASLSIIGVPPTGGTWSKWFLLMGTVETGHWVIMATLMLSSLLNIAYLLPIPYHAFFPGKDFTPPTGGIKEAPLPSLIALTITTLGCLIMFIHPQPFYELAKAILTVSGVSHGQ, encoded by the coding sequence ATGAATCTTTCTTTGACGCTGATGTTACAGCTAACGATTTTATTACCTTTGTTTGCCACTGCAGCCATTGCCGTAACAGGAAGCAAACCTAACCTTCGAGAAGCGGTAACCATAACGACAAGCCTTGTGGTGCTGTACTGCGTGGTCAACCTTTATCAAGCACTGCAAGCGGGTACAAGCATTGAAGTAACCTGGTGGGAGCTCATGCCTGGCTTAGAGATAAGCTTTGTTGTTGAGCCGCTAGGAATGCTGTTTGCGTTAATCGCTAGCTTTCTTTGGATAATTACCACCATATACGCCATTGGCTATATGCGTGGTCATAACGAAGATAACCAAACCCGCTTCTTCATCTGTTTCGCACTGGCTATCAGTGCGGTAATGGCGTTGGCCTTTTCTGCCAACCTATTCACGCTGTTTGTGTTTTATGAAGTGTTGACCCTATCAACCTACCCGCTGGTCACCCATGCTGGAACTGATAAAGCTAAGCAAGGCGGTCGTGTTTACTTAGGGATCTTACTCAGTACTTCTATTGCTTTTTTCTTGCTCGCCATCATCCTTACTTGGATAGTCGGTGGCAGCCTAGAATTTAAAGCCGGCGGTGTGTTTGATGCCAATGTCAGCCCCACCATTGCAGGGGCAATATTGGTGCTGTTTATATTTGGTATCGGCAAAGCAGCCATTATGCCATTTCACCGCTGGTTGCCAGCGGCGATGGTTGCGCCAACGCCAGTCAGTGCATTACTTCACGCAGTTGCCGTGGTAAAAGCTGGGGTATTTACGGTACTCAAAGTCTGCATCTTTATCTTTGGCCTAGACTTACTACCTAAACTACCAACCACCGACTTTTTACTGCATTTGGCGGCGTTTTCAGTGCTAATGGCATCGGTTGTCGCCATGCAACAGGACAACCTCAAAGCACGATTAGCCTACTCAACAGTGAGTCAACTTGGCTATATCACCATTGGCGCACTGCTAGCCAATTCGTCAGGAGTGATAGGCAGCTCAATGCACATTGCCTCACATGCCTTTGGCAAAATCACTTTATTCTTTTGTGCCGGCGCAATCTTAGTTGCCGCCCACAAATCAAAAATCAGTGAAATGCGCGGCCTTGGCTACACCATGCCAATCACCATGGCGGCCTTTTTCATTGCCAGCCTGAGCATTATTGGCGTGCCTCCGACTGGCGGTACTTGGAGCAAATGGTTCTTATTGATGGGTACAGTTGAAACTGGCCACTGGGTGATTATGGCAACCTTAATGCTGAGCTCATTGCTCAACATCGCCTATCTATTACCTATTCCTTACCATGCGTTTTTCCCAGGTAAAGACTTCACGCCACCGACTGGCGGCATAAAAGAAGCGCCATTGCCTTCGCTAATCGCGTTAACTATTACCACGTTAGGCTGCTTGATTATGTTCATTCATCCACAGCCCTTTTATGAACTGGCGAAAGCTATCTTGACTGTATCAGGAGTCAGCCATGGACAATGA
- a CDS encoding Na+/H+ antiporter subunit E, producing the protein MTQENNTSFVPSHKLSLLLTLALFWWINSNYSNPLLLSLGAASIMLVLYISQKMDVIDHESQPIHLSTSMPGYILWLAKEVILSNINVVKRIWLGNTSIAPTLTTIDTRQRTDINKVIYANSITLTPGTVAIDLIDDQLTVHALHKADIDTLKAGEMDRRVRELEK; encoded by the coding sequence ATGACACAAGAAAATAACACCAGCTTTGTTCCAAGCCACAAGCTGAGTCTATTGCTAACCTTAGCGCTGTTTTGGTGGATCAACTCCAACTACAGTAATCCTCTGCTGCTGTCACTAGGTGCGGCATCCATCATGCTGGTGTTGTATATATCTCAAAAAATGGATGTGATTGACCATGAATCTCAGCCAATCCACCTTTCAACCAGTATGCCAGGCTATATCTTATGGCTAGCAAAAGAGGTCATCTTATCTAACATCAATGTGGTCAAACGTATTTGGCTAGGCAACACGAGTATCGCGCCAACCTTAACCACCATTGATACTCGTCAGCGTACCGACATCAATAAAGTCATTTACGCCAACTCTATTACCCTTACTCCAGGTACCGTTGCCATCGACTTAATTGACGATCAACTCACCGTTCACGCCTTGCACAAGGCTGATATCGACACACTAAAAGCCGGCGAGATGGACCGCCGTGTAAGAGAGCTAGAAAAATAA
- the mnhG gene encoding monovalent cation/H(+) antiporter subunit G, with amino-acid sequence MSLFLEISSAICLFVGSFLCLSGGVGILRFPDFYTRMHAVSVTDTLGAGLVLLGLMLQTPSGMVLIKLILILVFTLFINPSASHALAKAALHNGLEPKQHKDADEGGNTSSKL; translated from the coding sequence ATGAGCCTGTTTCTGGAAATCAGCAGCGCCATATGCCTATTTGTAGGCAGCTTTCTATGTCTATCTGGTGGGGTTGGCATCTTACGCTTTCCTGACTTCTACACCCGAATGCATGCGGTAAGTGTCACCGATACATTAGGTGCAGGCTTAGTCCTATTGGGCTTAATGCTGCAAACCCCAAGCGGTATGGTGCTAATTAAACTCATCTTAATTTTAGTATTTACCCTATTTATCAACCCGTCTGCTAGCCATGCACTAGCTAAAGCGGCGCTTCACAATGGCTTAGAGCCTAAGCAGCACAAAGACGCCGATGAGGGAGGAAACACGTCATCGAAACTATAG
- a CDS encoding acyl-CoA dehydrogenase family protein, with protein sequence MPAPILCERDLEFMLYELFDAESLTARPRYRDHNRETFTMAMNTSRTIAEKYFLPIRQKLDNCQPTFDGEKVHQPFELKTAIDAVIESGLAATTADFELGGMQLPGIVANAVSAYLSAAGGVAMGYTALTNANANLIDAHGTPKQIEKWVVPMREGRFAGTMAMTEPGAGSGLADLTTTATIDSDGNYRISGNKIFISGGDHNLNENIVHLVLARVKGAPKGVKGISLFIVPKYLVNDDGSLGESNEVALAGLFHKMGGRAQTSTALNFGEDQGSIGYLVGEENKGLAYMFHMMNEARILVGTGAATNALTGFQYSLDYAKERPQGRLLSEKDPHSPPVSIIEHSDVRRMLLAQKAYAEGAYALCLFGTQLADDERTAPTEQERKDAYTLLDFLTPIIKSWPSEYGPKLTTLLFKCWAAMAILMSIQSSSYTATIDLILFTKAQQGFNRWICSAVKCQ encoded by the coding sequence ATGCCAGCTCCAATACTTTGCGAACGCGATCTAGAATTCATGCTTTATGAGCTATTTGATGCCGAAAGCCTTACCGCGCGCCCACGCTATCGTGACCACAACCGCGAAACTTTTACCATGGCGATGAATACATCACGCACCATTGCCGAGAAGTACTTTCTACCTATTCGTCAAAAGTTGGATAACTGCCAACCCACATTCGATGGCGAAAAAGTCCATCAACCCTTCGAGCTAAAAACCGCCATTGATGCAGTAATTGAATCTGGCTTAGCTGCAACCACAGCCGACTTTGAACTTGGCGGCATGCAGCTGCCGGGAATCGTTGCCAATGCTGTTAGCGCATATTTGAGTGCTGCAGGCGGCGTCGCAATGGGCTACACCGCGCTGACTAATGCTAACGCTAATTTAATTGATGCTCACGGCACACCAAAACAAATTGAAAAATGGGTCGTGCCTATGCGTGAGGGACGCTTTGCCGGCACTATGGCAATGACCGAGCCAGGCGCAGGCTCTGGGCTTGCCGACCTGACCACAACCGCCACAATCGATAGTGATGGCAACTACCGCATATCGGGTAACAAGATTTTTATCTCTGGCGGTGATCATAATCTCAATGAGAATATCGTCCACCTTGTGCTCGCAAGAGTAAAAGGCGCGCCTAAGGGCGTTAAAGGGATCTCGCTATTTATCGTGCCCAAATACTTAGTCAATGACGATGGCTCATTAGGCGAGTCAAATGAGGTCGCACTAGCAGGCTTGTTCCACAAAATGGGTGGCCGCGCGCAAACCTCAACTGCACTTAACTTTGGTGAAGATCAGGGCTCAATTGGTTATCTAGTGGGTGAAGAAAACAAAGGCCTTGCCTACATGTTCCACATGATGAACGAAGCGCGTATTCTTGTCGGTACAGGCGCTGCAACCAATGCCTTAACTGGCTTTCAGTACTCACTCGATTACGCCAAAGAGCGCCCACAAGGTCGGTTACTATCAGAAAAAGATCCGCACTCGCCACCAGTTAGCATCATCGAACATAGCGACGTTCGCCGTATGCTGCTCGCACAAAAAGCCTATGCTGAAGGCGCCTATGCTTTGTGTTTGTTTGGCACCCAGCTTGCCGATGATGAGCGCACTGCGCCGACTGAGCAAGAGCGCAAAGATGCTTATACCCTACTCGACTTTTTAACGCCCATTATTAAAAGCTGGCCATCAGAATATGGCCCAAAGCTAACGACCTTGCTATTCAAGTGCTGGGCGGCCATGGCTATATTAATGAGCATCCAGTCGAGCAGCTATACCGCGACAATCGACTTAATCCTATTCACGAAGGCACAACAGGGATTCAATCGCTGGATCTGCTCGGCCGTAAAGTGCCAATGA
- a CDS encoding monovalent cation/H+ antiporter subunit D family protein — protein MLAHLPILQVVLPLIAAPLCLFINRSKLVWIFALLVSVAACVNSVLLLAEVMKTGTIIYELGGWEAPWGIEYRIDKLNAFLLLIISTIGAVVLFAANKSIHKELSEDRHTLFYSLYLLSLTGMFGIVATGDAFNVFVFLEISSLSAYALIALGRDRRALWAAYQYLIMGTIGATFILIGIGMLYQMTGTLNMNDLATRLADVGQNRTVFAAFAFVLVGICLKLALFPLHLWLPNAYAYAPSIVTAFLAATSTKVAVYLLIRFTFTVFGISFSFSSLPLQSILMVLGLVGVFAASIAAIYQKNVKHILAYSSIAQVGYMIIGYSINTSTGVMATLLHLFNHALMKGALFLALGAVMYRIGSVQLSQLQGLGRQMPLTMSAIVVGGLSLIGVPLTVGFVSKWYLLIATVEAGMWPVAVLILLGSILAVVYIWRIVEAAYFKPPIPGREVKEAPWSFLGPIWALVIANIYFGIDTRLSVQVAQAASQSLFGINP, from the coding sequence GTGCTAGCTCACCTGCCTATTTTACAAGTTGTGCTGCCACTGATTGCAGCCCCGTTATGCTTGTTTATCAACCGTTCTAAATTGGTGTGGATCTTTGCCTTATTAGTGAGTGTGGCGGCCTGTGTAAACAGTGTACTGCTGCTTGCTGAGGTAATGAAAACCGGCACTATCATCTATGAGCTCGGGGGCTGGGAAGCACCTTGGGGCATTGAATACCGCATTGATAAGCTCAATGCTTTCCTACTGCTGATTATTTCAACTATCGGTGCAGTAGTGTTATTTGCGGCCAACAAGAGTATTCATAAAGAACTCAGCGAAGACCGCCACACCCTGTTCTATAGTTTATACCTGCTATCGCTAACCGGTATGTTTGGTATTGTCGCGACCGGTGATGCGTTCAATGTATTTGTATTTTTGGAAATATCATCACTGTCAGCCTACGCGTTAATCGCCCTTGGGCGTGATAGACGTGCACTGTGGGCAGCCTACCAATACCTGATCATGGGGACTATTGGTGCGACCTTTATTTTGATTGGTATCGGTATGTTGTATCAAATGACCGGTACGCTCAATATGAACGATTTAGCTACGCGATTGGCGGACGTTGGACAAAACCGTACTGTGTTTGCTGCGTTTGCATTTGTACTAGTGGGGATTTGTTTAAAGCTGGCACTGTTTCCACTGCACCTGTGGTTACCTAATGCCTACGCCTACGCACCATCAATTGTCACCGCATTTTTAGCAGCAACCTCCACTAAAGTCGCGGTGTACCTGCTGATCCGTTTCACTTTTACTGTATTTGGCATTTCGTTCTCATTCTCGAGTTTGCCACTGCAAAGTATCTTGATGGTATTAGGGTTAGTTGGGGTATTTGCCGCCTCTATCGCTGCTATTTACCAAAAGAACGTCAAGCATATTTTGGCCTACTCCAGTATCGCGCAAGTAGGCTATATGATCATCGGTTACTCCATTAATACCAGTACCGGCGTGATGGCCACCTTATTGCACCTGTTTAACCACGCGTTAATGAAAGGCGCACTGTTTTTAGCCCTTGGCGCGGTAATGTATCGCATCGGTAGCGTTCAATTGAGTCAACTCCAAGGCTTAGGTAGACAGATGCCACTCACCATGTCAGCCATTGTTGTTGGCGGGTTAAGCTTAATTGGTGTGCCATTAACCGTGGGCTTTGTCAGTAAGTGGTATCTGCTTATTGCCACCGTTGAAGCAGGCATGTGGCCTGTCGCCGTGCTTATCCTACTCGGCTCAATATTAGCCGTGGTCTATATTTGGCGAATCGTCGAAGCCGCCTACTTCAAACCACCAATTCCTGGACGTGAAGTCAAAGAGGCGCCTTGGTCTTTCCTTGGTCCAATTTGGGCTTTGGTCATCGCTAATATCTATTTTGGTATTGATACTCGCCTGAGTGTGCAAGTAGCACAGGCGGCTTCTCAAAGTTTGTTTGGAATTAACCCATGA
- a CDS encoding monovalent cation/H+ antiporter complex subunit F, translated as MLAAATIAILVVMLLAILRCIVGPTLYDRILAFNMFGTKTVLLISVLGFLMGRPEFLDIALVYALINFISVIGVLRFSDSAEFKVTPYEHESSKGDEK; from the coding sequence ATGTTAGCTGCAGCCACCATTGCCATTCTCGTCGTGATGTTGCTAGCGATACTTCGCTGCATCGTCGGTCCAACCCTTTACGATCGCATATTAGCCTTCAATATGTTTGGTACTAAAACCGTACTGCTGATCTCTGTATTGGGCTTTTTAATGGGTCGCCCAGAGTTTCTCGACATCGCGCTCGTCTATGCACTGATTAACTTTATCAGTGTTATTGGCGTGCTACGTTTTTCAGACTCAGCAGAGTTCAAGGTCACGCCCTATGAACACGAGTCAAGCAAGGGAGATGAGAAATGA